A single Thiohalobacter thiocyanaticus DNA region contains:
- the folC gene encoding bifunctional tetrahydrofolate synthase/dihydrofolate synthase: MTRFDSLADWLRWQETLHPREIELGLDRVRAVADRLDLLQPACPVVTVGGTNGKGSTLAYLEAIYSHAGYRTGLYTSPHLIRYNERIRIEQCEAADADIMAAFAAVDAARGDISLTYFEFGTLAALWLFARAQVDVTLLEVGLGGRLDAVNILDADVAVVTSIGLDHMDWLGETRDLIAREKAGIFRVGRPAICGDPDPPADLAAAAAERGAHWYALDRAFGSRRSRDGYWDWWSLQCTWQELPLPALGGGVQLHNAAAALMAVECLQSRLPVARAAIAGGLATAVLAGRCQHLTQDGIELVLDVAHNAEAAAALADWLAVHPAAGRTRAVYAGLADKDVRSVLAPLLPGVDCWYVGSLSGSRARHADSVLPLLVEADAAAAGYDDVAAAWHAARADSRPDDRILVFGSFLTVGEVLKLLESLKG, translated from the coding sequence GTGACGCGCTTCGACTCCCTCGCCGACTGGCTGCGCTGGCAGGAGACCCTGCACCCCCGCGAGATCGAACTCGGACTCGACCGGGTGCGCGCCGTGGCCGATCGCCTGGACCTGCTGCAACCGGCATGTCCGGTGGTTACCGTGGGCGGGACCAACGGCAAGGGCTCGACGCTGGCATATCTCGAGGCCATCTACAGTCACGCCGGTTATCGCACCGGGCTCTATACCTCGCCTCACCTGATCCGCTACAACGAACGTATCCGCATTGAACAATGCGAGGCCGCGGATGCCGACATCATGGCCGCGTTCGCGGCCGTCGATGCGGCGCGTGGCGACATCAGCCTGACCTATTTCGAGTTCGGCACCCTGGCCGCGCTGTGGCTGTTCGCGCGGGCACAGGTCGATGTCACGCTGCTGGAAGTCGGCCTCGGCGGGCGCCTGGATGCGGTCAATATCCTGGACGCCGATGTCGCTGTCGTCACCTCCATCGGTCTGGATCACATGGACTGGCTGGGCGAGACACGCGACCTGATCGCACGCGAGAAGGCCGGCATTTTCCGCGTTGGCCGTCCTGCGATCTGCGGCGACCCCGACCCGCCAGCCGATCTGGCCGCGGCCGCGGCCGAGCGTGGTGCTCACTGGTATGCCCTGGACCGGGCCTTCGGCAGCCGCCGCTCCCGCGACGGTTACTGGGATTGGTGGTCGCTGCAGTGCACCTGGCAGGAACTGCCGCTGCCGGCGCTGGGCGGGGGCGTGCAGCTGCACAATGCCGCTGCCGCGCTCATGGCCGTGGAATGCCTGCAGTCGCGACTGCCGGTAGCGCGTGCGGCCATTGCCGGGGGGCTGGCTACGGCCGTACTGGCCGGCCGCTGCCAGCACCTGACGCAGGACGGCATCGAGCTGGTGCTGGACGTGGCGCATAACGCCGAGGCCGCAGCGGCGCTGGCGGACTGGCTGGCGGTGCATCCGGCCGCAGGCCGTACCCGGGCGGTCTATGCCGGACTCGCGGACAAGGATGTACGCAGCGTGCTTGCGCCTTTGTTGCCGGGGGTGGATTGCTGGTATGTTGGCAGTCTGTCCGGGTCACGGGCCCGTCACGCCGACAGTGTACTGCCGCTGCTGGTGGAGGCCGACGCGGCGGCCGCCGGCTATGATGACGTGGCTGCAGCCTGGCACGCGGCGCGGGCCGACAGCCGGCCGGACGACCGGATCCTGGTATTCGGTTCCTTCCTGACCGTGGGGGAGGTACTGAAGCTGCTTGAATCATTGAAGGGGTAA
- a CDS encoding SPOR domain-containing protein produces the protein MDEKLKQRLVGAAVIVALAAIFIPMILEGPDDGMGPIGSNLPPAPEYKVKDRLEPLVLPPPPAESDSASAAAEVPEAPLPETAAPAPVEPEPEPTPEPEPAPEPEPAPEPAPAAEPSPAPSSAAASTPASGWVVQVASFSQQANAERLRDQLQARGYKAFVESASTGAGTTWRVRVGPVSERPAAEKLQGEIAKVFDLKGLVAEYP, from the coding sequence ATGGATGAAAAACTCAAACAGCGTCTGGTGGGCGCGGCGGTCATCGTGGCGCTGGCGGCCATCTTCATCCCGATGATCCTGGAAGGACCGGATGACGGCATGGGGCCGATCGGCAGTAATCTGCCGCCGGCACCGGAATACAAGGTCAAGGACCGGCTGGAGCCGCTGGTGCTGCCGCCGCCGCCGGCCGAATCCGATTCCGCGTCCGCAGCAGCCGAGGTCCCGGAGGCGCCCCTGCCCGAGACCGCTGCGCCCGCACCGGTCGAGCCGGAACCTGAGCCGACGCCTGAACCCGAGCCAGCGCCCGAACCCGAGCCAGCGCCCGAACCCGCGCCTGCGGCCGAGCCGTCGCCGGCCCCGTCGTCCGCCGCCGCATCGACGCCGGCCAGCGGCTGGGTGGTGCAGGTGGCCAGTTTCAGTCAGCAGGCCAATGCCGAACGGCTGCGGGATCAACTGCAGGCCAGGGGGTACAAGGCCTTTGTCGAGTCGGCCAGTACCGGTGCGGGTACCACCTGGCGGGTGCGGGTCGGCCCGGTGTCGGAGCGCCCCGCCGCCGAGAAACTCCAGGGCGAAATTGCCAAGGTCTTTGATCTGAAAGGACTGGTCGCAGAATACCCCTGA
- a CDS encoding CvpA family protein encodes MLTWVDVVMLVVVAVSAGISLWRGFVREAMSLAVWVAAIWIALAFAPEFSGWLTRWVDTPSIRHALAFVALLVIVLLLGALVSYLVSQLVKKTGLSGTDRMLGVVFGVVRGVVIVAVLVLLGGLTMLPQDPWWNDSVLMPHAETLALWLRQFLPPDIADNIQF; translated from the coding sequence GTGCTGACCTGGGTGGATGTGGTCATGCTGGTGGTGGTCGCCGTGTCGGCCGGCATCAGCCTGTGGCGCGGCTTTGTCAGAGAGGCCATGTCGCTGGCCGTGTGGGTGGCCGCCATCTGGATCGCGCTGGCCTTTGCCCCCGAGTTCTCCGGCTGGCTGACGCGCTGGGTGGATACGCCTTCCATCCGCCATGCCCTGGCCTTCGTCGCCCTGCTGGTGATCGTGCTGCTGCTGGGCGCGCTGGTCAGCTACCTGGTCAGCCAGCTGGTGAAGAAGACCGGCCTGTCCGGCACCGACCGCATGCTCGGCGTCGTGTTCGGCGTGGTGCGCGGCGTGGTGATCGTCGCCGTGCTGGTGCTGCTGGGTGGGCTGACCATGCTGCCGCAGGATCCCTGGTGGAACGACTCGGTACTGATGCCGCATGCCGAGACCCTGGCCCTGTGGCTGCGACAGTTCCTGCCGCCGGACATCGCCGACAACATTCAGTTCTGA
- the purF gene encoding amidophosphoribosyltransferase, which translates to MCGIIGIVARERVNQALYDGLTVLQHRGQDAAGIMTCDDHRLYLRKDNGLVRDVFHTRHMLRLLGNMGIGHVRYPTAGCESSAEAQPFYVNSPYGISLAHNGNLTNAEQLKRYLFEDDLRHINTDSDSEILLNVFAHELHSQGRLKIDENDVFEAVRGVHRRCRGAYAAVAMITGYGVVAFRDPYGIRPLVYGKRETERGVEYMVASESVALDVLGYEVIADVAPGEAVFITLDGQLFTRQCAEKTDYATCIFEYVYLARPDSIIDDVSVYKARLRMGDRLAAKIQREWTDHDIDVVIPIPDTSRTSALNMANTLGVKYREGFIKNRYIGRTFIMPGQQQRRKSVRQKLNAIELEFKGKNVLLVDDSIVRGTTSKQIIQMAREAGANKVYFASASPAVRFPNVYGIDMPTVDELVAHGRSDEEVAREIGADRLVFQDLDDLIRAVNKTNPRLTRFDCSVFNGEYVTGDVTPEYLENLQCRRNDMAKQERRDADDAEVIEMRNTS; encoded by the coding sequence ATGTGTGGAATCATCGGTATCGTCGCCCGGGAACGGGTGAACCAGGCCCTCTATGACGGGCTCACGGTGCTGCAGCACCGGGGCCAGGACGCAGCCGGCATCATGACCTGTGATGACCATCGGCTGTACCTGCGCAAGGACAACGGTCTGGTCCGCGACGTGTTTCATACCCGCCACATGCTGCGTCTGCTCGGCAACATGGGCATCGGCCATGTGCGCTATCCGACGGCTGGCTGCGAGTCCAGTGCCGAGGCCCAGCCCTTCTATGTCAACTCGCCCTATGGCATCAGCCTGGCGCACAACGGCAATCTGACCAATGCCGAACAACTCAAGCGCTATCTGTTCGAGGACGACCTGCGCCACATCAACACCGACTCGGACTCCGAGATCCTGCTCAACGTCTTCGCCCACGAACTGCACAGCCAGGGGCGGCTGAAGATCGACGAGAACGACGTATTCGAGGCCGTGCGCGGCGTGCACCGCCGCTGCAGGGGCGCCTATGCCGCCGTGGCCATGATCACCGGCTACGGCGTGGTGGCCTTCCGCGACCCCTACGGTATCCGCCCGCTGGTCTACGGCAAGCGCGAAACCGAGCGGGGCGTGGAGTACATGGTCGCCTCGGAGAGCGTGGCCCTGGACGTGCTCGGCTACGAGGTCATCGCCGACGTCGCGCCCGGCGAGGCCGTGTTCATCACCCTGGATGGACAGCTGTTCACCCGCCAGTGCGCCGAGAAGACCGACTATGCCACCTGCATCTTCGAGTATGTCTATCTGGCCCGGCCCGACTCCATCATCGACGACGTCTCTGTCTACAAGGCGCGGCTGCGCATGGGCGACAGGCTGGCGGCCAAGATCCAGCGTGAATGGACCGATCATGACATCGACGTGGTCATCCCGATTCCGGATACCAGTCGCACCTCGGCGCTGAACATGGCCAACACCCTGGGGGTGAAATACCGCGAGGGCTTCATCAAGAACCGCTACATCGGCCGCACCTTCATCATGCCGGGGCAGCAACAGCGCAGGAAATCCGTGCGTCAGAAGCTCAATGCCATCGAGCTGGAGTTCAAGGGCAAGAACGTGCTGCTGGTGGACGACTCCATCGTGCGCGGCACCACCTCCAAGCAGATCATCCAGATGGCGCGCGAAGCCGGCGCCAACAAGGTCTATTTCGCCTCGGCCTCACCGGCGGTGCGCTTTCCCAACGTCTATGGCATCGACATGCCGACGGTTGACGAGCTGGTTGCTCACGGCCGCAGCGACGAGGAAGTCGCGCGCGAGATCGGCGCCGACCGGCTGGTGTTCCAGGACCTGGACGACCTGATCCGGGCCGTGAACAAGACCAACCCACGGCTGACGCGGTTCGACTGCTCGGTGTTCAATGGTGAGTATGTCACCGGCGATGTCACCCCGGAGTACCTGGAGAACCTGCAGTGCCGGCGCAATGACATGGCCAAGCAGGAACGCCGCGACGCCGATGACGCCGAGGTGATCGAAATGCGCAATACCAGTTGA
- a CDS encoding O-succinylhomoserine sulfhydrylase gives MNNNDNDKDKDKDRDYGLATLAVRAGQVRTPEGEHAEAIFPTSSYVFGSAREAAARFAGEEPGNIYSRFTNPTVRTFQDRLAAMEGGEACVATASGMAAILATCLGLLRAGDHIVSSRSIFGTTTVLFNNYLARCGIETSYVELSDNAAWEAAIRPETRMLFLETPSNPLTELGDVRALADIAHAHDCLLVVDNCFCTPILQRPLDQGADIVIHSATKYLDGQGRCIGGAVVGDAERVGQEVFGFLRTAGPTMSPFNAWVFLKGLETLKVRMQAHCANAAELARWLETHPAIERVYYPGLESHPQHALARAQQQDFGGIVSFDVKGGREAAWQVIDATELLSITANLGDTKSTITHPATTTHGRLTPEARHDAGIGDGLIRVAVGLEEIADIQADLARGLDAVAG, from the coding sequence ATGAACAATAATGACAACGACAAGGATAAGGATAAGGACAGGGATTACGGCCTGGCCACACTGGCGGTGCGTGCCGGCCAGGTGCGCACGCCGGAGGGCGAGCATGCCGAAGCCATCTTTCCGACCTCCAGCTACGTCTTCGGCAGCGCCCGCGAGGCCGCGGCCCGCTTCGCCGGGGAGGAGCCGGGCAACATCTACTCGCGTTTCACCAATCCCACGGTGCGCACCTTCCAGGATCGGCTGGCGGCCATGGAGGGCGGGGAGGCCTGTGTGGCGACGGCCTCGGGCATGGCGGCCATCCTGGCCACTTGTCTCGGTCTGCTGCGGGCCGGCGATCACATCGTCTCCTCGCGCAGCATCTTCGGCACCACCACGGTGTTGTTCAACAATTATCTGGCCCGCTGCGGCATCGAGACGAGCTATGTCGAACTCTCGGACAACGCCGCCTGGGAGGCCGCCATCCGGCCCGAGACCCGGATGCTGTTTCTGGAGACGCCCTCCAACCCGCTCACTGAACTGGGGGACGTGCGTGCGCTGGCCGACATCGCCCATGCCCATGATTGCCTGCTGGTAGTGGACAACTGCTTCTGCACGCCCATTCTGCAGCGCCCGCTCGATCAGGGCGCGGACATCGTCATTCATTCGGCCACCAAGTACCTGGATGGTCAGGGTCGCTGCATCGGCGGTGCCGTGGTGGGCGATGCCGAGCGGGTGGGGCAGGAGGTGTTCGGGTTTCTGCGCACCGCCGGGCCGACCATGAGCCCGTTCAACGCCTGGGTGTTCCTGAAGGGGCTGGAGACGCTCAAGGTGAGGATGCAGGCCCACTGCGCCAATGCCGCTGAGTTGGCGCGCTGGCTGGAGACACATCCGGCCATCGAACGGGTCTACTATCCGGGGTTGGAATCCCATCCCCAGCACGCGCTGGCGCGCGCGCAGCAGCAGGACTTCGGCGGCATCGTGAGCTTCGATGTGAAGGGTGGTCGCGAGGCGGCCTGGCAGGTGATCGATGCCACCGAGTTGCTGTCCATCACCGCCAACCTGGGCGACACCAAGTCCACCATCACCCATCCGGCGACCACCACCCACGGCCGTCTCACCCCCGAGGCGCGGCATGACGCCGGCATCGGCGACGGTCTGATCCGGGTGGCAGTGGGGCTGGAGGAGATCGCCGACATCCAGGCCGATCTGGCCCGCGGGCTGGATGCAGTGGCCGGGTAG
- a CDS encoding glycerate kinase type-2 family protein, which translates to MLECYRAGLERVCGEGVTRRWLDGFEATAPVRLVAIGKAAEAMLDGAVAALGGRLAAALSITKHGYSGSGHCADPRIECREAGHPLPDAASLAAGARLLTFIAEAPAEQTWVFLISGGTSSLVEVPAAGVSLEDLVALNDWLLGSGLDITAMNRVRASVSRIKGGRLAAHLRGRRVACGLISDVPDDDPASIGSGLLVPPPAAGMRLEDIALPEALRGRLPATPPAMAGEGDFAGIDCRILARLDAALAAVVETARGQGLPVHRHSERLRGEAADTGRRLARELCSGPPGLHVWGGETRVRLPASPGAGGRNQHLALAAALELAGHPDCLLLAAGTDGSDGPTDAAGALVDGWTVERGEIEGLDAHAALTAADAGTFLQASGDLIVTGPTGTNVMDLVIGWKGAAAG; encoded by the coding sequence TTGCTCGAATGCTACCGGGCCGGGCTGGAGCGGGTCTGCGGCGAGGGCGTAACACGGCGCTGGCTGGACGGGTTCGAGGCGACGGCCCCGGTGCGGCTGGTGGCGATCGGCAAGGCCGCCGAGGCCATGCTGGACGGCGCGGTGGCGGCCCTGGGTGGGCGTCTGGCCGCGGCCCTGTCCATTACCAAACATGGCTACAGCGGCAGCGGGCACTGCGCCGATCCGCGCATCGAATGCCGCGAGGCCGGCCATCCGCTGCCCGATGCCGCCAGTCTGGCGGCGGGCGCGCGGCTGCTGACCTTCATTGCCGAGGCGCCGGCCGAACAGACGTGGGTGTTCCTGATTTCAGGCGGCACCTCCAGCCTGGTCGAAGTGCCGGCCGCCGGTGTGAGCCTGGAGGATCTGGTGGCGCTCAATGACTGGCTGCTGGGCAGCGGCCTGGACATCACGGCCATGAACCGGGTGCGCGCATCCGTTTCCCGGATCAAGGGCGGCCGACTGGCCGCCCATCTGCGCGGGCGGCGCGTGGCCTGCGGCCTGATCAGTGACGTGCCGGACGACGACCCGGCCAGCATCGGCTCGGGCCTGCTGGTGCCGCCGCCGGCCGCGGGTATGAGGCTGGAGGACATCGCGCTGCCGGAGGCGCTGCGCGGCCGGTTGCCGGCCACGCCGCCGGCCATGGCCGGGGAGGGGGATTTCGCCGGCATTGACTGCCGCATCCTGGCTCGGTTGGACGCTGCGCTGGCGGCGGTGGTCGAGACTGCCCGGGGGCAGGGACTGCCGGTACATCGGCATTCCGAACGTCTGAGGGGGGAGGCCGCCGACACCGGCCGCCGCCTGGCGCGGGAACTGTGTTCAGGGCCGCCGGGGCTGCATGTCTGGGGCGGCGAGACCAGGGTCCGACTGCCGGCCTCACCGGGGGCGGGTGGACGCAACCAGCACCTGGCCCTGGCGGCGGCGCTCGAACTGGCCGGCCATCCCGACTGCCTGCTGCTGGCCGCGGGCACCGACGGCAGCGACGGGCCGACTGACGCCGCCGGCGCGCTGGTCGATGGCTGGACGGTCGAGCGGGGTGAAATCGAGGGCCTGGATGCGCACGCGGCCCTGACCGCCGCCGATGCCGGCACCTTTCTGCAGGCCAGCGGCGATCTGATCGTCACCGGCCCCACCGGGACCAACGTCATGGACCTGGTGATCGGTTGGAAGGGGGCCGCCGCCGGCTGA
- a CDS encoding ferritin-like domain-containing protein — MPDACLITAARACLAESDPAAKCRLSRDAFDALQAGRLAVEPAAAGQAQDAPGRPSRPELVPPRDLPRRRLGSPEGQAALVHAIAHIEFNAINLAWDAVARFAGMPPDYYRDWARVAAEEAYHFGLLRERLQELGYDYGDFPAHNGLWSMALATAHDVLVRMALVPRVLEARGLDVTPGMMQRLREAGDERTVALLEIILHDEIGHVEIGTRWYRYCCARCGVEPEARFQALIREYIPGGVRGPFHLEARRQAGFSDTELAGLEALDRIFT, encoded by the coding sequence ATGCCCGATGCCTGTCTGATCACCGCCGCCCGCGCCTGTCTGGCCGAGTCCGATCCCGCCGCCAAGTGCCGTCTGAGCCGGGACGCCTTCGACGCCCTGCAGGCCGGCCGCCTGGCCGTGGAGCCGGCGGCGGCGGGACAGGCGCAGGATGCACCCGGTCGGCCCTCGCGACCCGAACTGGTGCCGCCGCGCGACCTGCCGCGGCGTCGGCTGGGCAGTCCCGAAGGCCAGGCCGCCCTCGTGCATGCCATCGCCCACATCGAGTTCAATGCCATCAACCTGGCCTGGGACGCGGTGGCCCGCTTTGCCGGCATGCCACCGGATTATTACCGTGACTGGGCCCGGGTCGCCGCCGAGGAGGCATACCATTTCGGTCTGCTGCGCGAGCGGCTGCAGGAACTGGGGTATGACTATGGCGATTTTCCGGCCCACAACGGCCTCTGGTCCATGGCGCTGGCAACCGCGCACGACGTGCTGGTGCGCATGGCGCTGGTGCCGAGGGTGCTGGAGGCGCGCGGGCTGGATGTCACGCCCGGCATGATGCAGCGCCTGCGCGAGGCCGGCGACGAACGCACCGTGGCGCTGCTGGAAATCATTTTGCACGACGAGATCGGGCATGTTGAAATCGGTACCCGCTGGTACCGTTACTGCTGCGCCCGGTGCGGGGTCGAGCCCGAGGCCCGGTTCCAGGCCCTGATCCGTGAATACATCCCCGGCGGGGTGCGCGGCCCCTTTCATCTCGAGGCGCGCCGGCAGGCCGGTTTCAGCGACACGGAACTGGCCGGGCTGGAGGCGCTGGACAGGATCTTCACATGA
- a CDS encoding thioredoxin family protein: MKITNKYMALVFLLLIANSAIAQPPSWSDWRHGYLGHSRAHAAAERSSAPLVVYFHADWCGWCRKLNTRYLREGEVRSTLSGMQKVELEPEKGASENKLFRQYGGSGFPSFHVLVPASGERPVKLSPFKRSGEWSPARFAQAIREAASGQYNRWAHRLERNGDRDGALKVLEAALEYDSGNAYAFYLQGLIHHKTGHEQRDVASLRRAKAAYERALALDPGHRGSREGLAALRDL, encoded by the coding sequence ATGAAAATCACAAACAAATACATGGCCCTGGTCTTTCTGCTTCTGATCGCCAATTCAGCAATTGCCCAACCCCCCTCCTGGTCCGACTGGCGCCATGGCTACCTGGGGCATTCGCGGGCGCACGCTGCTGCCGAGCGCTCCAGCGCGCCGCTGGTGGTGTATTTCCATGCCGACTGGTGCGGCTGGTGCCGCAAGCTGAATACGCGCTATCTGCGCGAGGGCGAGGTGCGCAGCACCCTGTCGGGGATGCAGAAGGTGGAACTGGAGCCGGAAAAGGGGGCGAGCGAGAACAAGCTGTTCAGGCAGTATGGCGGGTCGGGATTCCCATCCTTCCATGTGCTGGTGCCGGCCAGCGGGGAAAGGCCGGTGAAGCTCTCCCCCTTCAAACGCTCCGGGGAGTGGTCGCCGGCCCGCTTCGCCCAGGCCATCCGCGAGGCCGCCAGCGGTCAGTACAATCGCTGGGCCCATCGATTGGAGCGCAACGGCGATCGGGACGGCGCCCTGAAGGTGCTGGAGGCCGCGCTCGAATACGATTCAGGCAATGCCTATGCCTTCTACCTGCAGGGACTGATTCATCACAAGACCGGCCATGAACAGCGGGATGTGGCGTCGCTGCGCCGGGCAAAGGCGGCCTACGAGCGGGCGCTGGCGCTGGATCCCGGCCATCGCGGCAGCCGGGAGGGGCTGGCGGCGCTGCGTGATCTGTAG
- a CDS encoding UDP-2,3-diacylglucosamine diphosphatase — MNTLFISDLHLDPQRPEILALFTRFLDALDASQTEALYILGDLFEAWIGDDEDAAACQAISDRLRLVSERGIVLNIMHGNRDFLLGPAFAEGCGARLIDDPARIDLYGTPTLLMHGDTLCTDDLEYQAFRRQVRDPDWQRQFLALPLAERRRMAAGLRETSREQTAAKRPEIMDVNPEAVITAMREAGVQTLIHGHTHRPAVHEFELDGRPARRIVLGDWYDQGSVLKASPAGRELLTLFE; from the coding sequence ATGAACACCCTGTTCATCTCCGACCTGCATCTGGATCCGCAGCGCCCGGAGATCCTGGCGCTGTTCACCCGCTTTCTGGACGCACTGGACGCCAGCCAGACCGAGGCCCTGTATATCCTCGGCGATCTGTTCGAGGCCTGGATCGGCGACGACGAGGACGCAGCGGCCTGTCAGGCGATCAGCGACCGGCTGCGCTTGGTGAGCGAACGCGGCATCGTGCTGAACATCATGCACGGCAACCGTGACTTCCTGCTCGGCCCCGCCTTCGCCGAAGGCTGCGGCGCCCGGCTCATCGACGACCCCGCCCGCATCGACCTCTACGGCACCCCGACCCTGCTGATGCACGGGGACACCCTCTGCACCGATGACCTGGAATACCAGGCGTTCCGCCGCCAGGTGCGCGATCCCGACTGGCAGCGGCAATTCCTGGCCCTGCCCCTGGCCGAGCGCCGCCGCATGGCCGCCGGTCTGCGCGAGACCAGCCGCGAACAGACCGCCGCCAAGCGGCCCGAGATCATGGACGTCAATCCGGAGGCCGTCATCACGGCCATGCGCGAGGCCGGCGTGCAGACCCTGATCCACGGCCACACCCACCGTCCCGCCGTGCACGAATTCGAGCTCGACGGCCGCCCTGCCCGGCGCATCGTGCTGGGCGACTGGTATGACCAGGGCAGCGTATTGAAGGCTTCTCCGGCAGGCCGGGAACTGCTGACTTTGTTTGAATAA
- a CDS encoding peptidylprolyl isomerase yields MQTTMGDIVLELDADKAPVTVENFLEYARAGFYDGTIFHRVIPGFMIQGGGFEPGMTQKQTRPPIKNEADNGLKNVEGAIAMARTPDPHSASAQFFINVKDNDFLNFTSPTPQGWGYCVFGRVTEGLDVVHAIEQVATGSKGGHQDVPQEDVVIEKVTVEE; encoded by the coding sequence ATGCAGACCACCATGGGCGACATCGTCCTCGAACTCGACGCCGACAAGGCCCCCGTGACCGTGGAGAACTTCCTGGAATACGCCCGTGCCGGCTTCTACGACGGCACCATCTTCCACCGCGTCATCCCCGGTTTCATGATCCAGGGCGGCGGCTTCGAGCCCGGCATGACCCAGAAGCAGACCCGTCCCCCGATCAAGAACGAGGCCGACAACGGCCTGAAGAACGTCGAGGGCGCCATCGCCATGGCCCGCACCCCGGACCCGCATTCGGCCTCGGCACAGTTCTTCATCAATGTGAAGGACAACGACTTCCTCAACTTCACCTCGCCCACGCCGCAGGGCTGGGGCTACTGCGTGTTCGGCAGAGTGACCGAGGGCCTGGACGTGGTGCATGCCATCGAGCAGGTCGCCACCGGCAGCAAGGGCGGTCACCAGGACGTGCCGCAGGAAGACGTGGTGATCGAGAAGGTCACCGTCGAGGAATAG
- the gltX gene encoding glutamate--tRNA ligase, which produces MSQPAVKTRFAPSPTGEMHLGNARTALFNALYARHHGGVFLLRIEDTDRERSRSEHSEQLQRDLRWLGLDWQEGPGVEGGAGPYVQSERAGIYEHYYDRLIAADLAYPCYCSEQELAIARKAQQAAGQPPRYPGTCARLSADERARRAGEGRRPTLRFRVPPGQTIEFNDSVRGAQRFRSEEIGDFIIRRADGSAAFFFSNAIDDALMGVTHVLRGEDHLTNTPRQLMLLNVLELPAPAYGHIAMIVGEDGAPLSKRHGSQSLRQLRETGYLPEALCNHLARLGHTYEQDGYLSLDELAAGFALERLGRAPARHDPQQLLHWQKEAIQHATDAELWEWLQTHRFLHGRTLGDFVPQEQTIAFVQAIRDNIEMPVDAFVWAANLFAETDKYDPDAQQVIEAAGRGFFAAADAEINAGHEDFRTYSKAVGQAAGVKGKQLFMPLRAAMTGELYDPEHGGVWRNGPELGRLWELLGKPRIQRRLRRAAALCNHD; this is translated from the coding sequence ATGAGCCAGCCCGCCGTCAAAACCCGTTTTGCCCCGAGCCCCACGGGGGAGATGCACCTGGGCAACGCCCGCACCGCCCTGTTCAATGCGCTCTATGCCCGACATCACGGGGGTGTTTTCCTGCTGCGCATCGAGGACACGGACCGCGAGCGCAGTCGTTCCGAGCACAGCGAACAGCTGCAGCGTGATCTGCGCTGGCTGGGCCTGGACTGGCAGGAAGGGCCGGGGGTGGAAGGCGGGGCCGGGCCCTATGTCCAGTCCGAGCGGGCGGGGATCTATGAGCATTATTATGACCGGCTGATTGCGGCCGATCTGGCCTACCCCTGCTATTGCAGCGAACAGGAGCTTGCCATCGCGCGCAAGGCGCAGCAGGCCGCCGGCCAGCCGCCGCGCTACCCCGGTACCTGCGCCCGGCTCAGTGCCGACGAACGCGCGCGCCGCGCGGGGGAGGGCAGGCGGCCGACCCTGCGCTTCCGGGTGCCGCCGGGTCAGACCATCGAATTCAATGACAGTGTGCGGGGAGCGCAGCGCTTTCGCAGCGAGGAGATCGGGGATTTCATCATCCGCCGGGCCGACGGCAGCGCGGCCTTCTTCTTCAGCAATGCCATCGATGATGCCCTGATGGGGGTGACGCATGTGCTGCGCGGCGAGGATCATCTGACCAACACGCCGCGCCAGCTCATGCTCCTGAACGTGCTGGAGCTGCCGGCACCGGCCTATGGCCACATCGCCATGATCGTGGGCGAGGACGGCGCGCCCCTGTCCAAGCGCCACGGCAGCCAGAGCCTGCGCCAGCTGCGCGAGACCGGCTACCTGCCCGAGGCCCTGTGCAATCACCTGGCCCGGCTCGGACATACCTATGAGCAGGATGGGTATCTGAGCCTCGATGAACTGGCGGCGGGTTTTGCGCTGGAACGCCTGGGCCGGGCCCCGGCCCGGCACGATCCGCAGCAGCTGCTGCACTGGCAGAAGGAGGCCATCCAGCACGCGACCGATGCCGAGCTGTGGGAATGGCTGCAGACGCACCGTTTCCTGCACGGCAGGACGTTGGGCGATTTCGTGCCGCAGGAGCAGACCATCGCCTTCGTGCAGGCGATCCGCGACAATATCGAGATGCCGGTCGATGCCTTTGTCTGGGCCGCGAATCTGTTCGCCGAAACGGACAAATATGATCCGGATGCGCAGCAGGTCATCGAGGCCGCGGGACGCGGTTTCTTCGCGGCCGCCGACGCCGAGATCAACGCCGGCCATGAGGATTTCAGAACCTACAGCAAGGCCGTGGGCCAGGCGGCCGGGGTGAAGGGCAAACAGCTGTTCATGCCGCTGCGCGCGGCGATGACCGGCGAACTGTATGACCCCGAACATGGCGGCGTCTGGCGCAACGGCCCCGAACTTGGCCGGCTGTGGGAGCTGCTGGGCAAGCCCCGCATCCAGCGCCGCCTGCGCCGGGCCGCGGCCCTGTGCAATCACGACTGA